The following DNA comes from Crateriforma spongiae.
GTGTTCCAGTTGATACCCGTCCATCCGGCGAACCAATTCTTGGCGTGCGTGGATCGACAGGTCTTGCGCCAACGGCAGGTGACGAACCGCATCATAGGTTTCCGGATCCAGTTCCAGTGACGACTGGTACTTCAGTTCCTTTAGGATGTTGCGTTCGACTTCGGCGATGTCACCTTGGGCATCGATGAAGTGATAGTGATAGATTTCCTTCAGCGACTGCAGCGCGTCCCACGTCTGTTCCTTGAACACACGGTAACGGTGTTTGGCGGCCGCGGGATCGATGTCCGTCGGACGCTGTTCCAACAGCATGTCTTCGGTGCCACCCTCGGACAGAATCTTTTCATTCTCCGCGGCAATCTTGCGACCACGTTCCAATTGGCGATCGATACTGGTTCGTTCGTCGACGAACAGCACGACGGCGTGAATGGTCGGCTTACGAAAATTGATGGCCAGCGGTGTTTGGTGGTACTCGCGATACAGCAAGTTCATCTTCTGGACCAACAGCTTCAAACACTCCACCTGGACACGCGTCCGCGGAAAGCCGTCGATGATGCAACCGTCACGGAATTCCTCGTGCAGCATCTTGCGAAATAGCAAGTTGATCACGTCGGTATCACCGACCATGCCGCCGGATTCCTTGATCGCTCTGGCCTCCGGACTGTCCAGCAAATCGCTGACCACGATCGGCGGGCAGGTCAATCCACGGGCTTTGGCAATGAACGCGGTGTTGGTTCCCTTGCCCGCACCAGGCGCCC
Coding sequences within:
- a CDS encoding nucleoside monophosphate kinase, with translation MSSNLDELPQTQQNDNEDLEVKDAQVIFTNVWTELEEELGHENLRFGKELILLGGAPGAGKGTNTAFIAKARGLTCPPIVVSDLLDSPEARAIKESGGMVGDTDVINLLFRKMLHEEFRDGCIIDGFPRTRVQVECLKLLVQKMNLLYREYHQTPLAINFRKPTIHAVVLFVDERTSIDRQLERGRKIAAENEKILSEGGTEDMLLEQRPTDIDPAAAKHRYRVFKEQTWDALQSLKEIYHYHFIDAQGDIAEVERNILKELKYQSSLELDPETYDAVRHLPLAQDLSIHARQELVRRMDGYQLEHAGMFHSVIRLINDRFMPIIMRHAIPGMAQINSEDPIFEDPLALAMVIDIFAERGYRAVANVNRTEVPRTVNLQTGEIVCETKRIYRFTVQFQASEIRRGTS